The following are from one region of the Chionomys nivalis chromosome 16, mChiNiv1.1, whole genome shotgun sequence genome:
- the Hey1 gene encoding hairy/enhancer-of-split related with YRPW motif protein 1, producing the protein MKRAHPDYSSSDSELDETIEVEKESADENGNLSSALGSMSPTTSSQVLARKRRRGIIEKRRRDRINNSLSELRRLVPSAFEKQGSAKLEKAEILQMTVDHLKMLHTAGGKGYFDAHALAMDYRSLGFRECLAEVARYLSIIEGLDASDPLRVRLVSHLNNYASQREAASGAHAGLGHIPWGSAFGHHPHVAHPLLLPQNGHGNAGTTASPTEPHHQGRLASAHSEAPALRAPPSGSLGPVLPVVTSASKLSPPLLSSVASLSAFPFSFSSFHLLSPSTPTQAANLGKPYRPWGTEIGAF; encoded by the exons ATGAAGAGAGCTCACCCGGACTACAGCTCCTCTGATAGCGAGCTGGACGAGACCATCGAGGTGGAGAAGGAGAGTGCGGACGAGAATGG AAACTTGAGTTCCGCGTTGGGTTCCATGTCCCCAACGACATCGTCCCAGGTTTTGGccaggaaaagaaggagaggc ATAATTGAGAAGCGCCGAAGAGACCGAATCAATAACAGTTTGTCTGAGCTGAGGAGGCTGGTACCCAGTGCTTTTGAGAAGCAG GGATCTGCTAAACTGGAAAAAGCAGAGATCTTGCAGATGACTGTGGACCACCTGAAGATGCTGCACACGGCAGGAGGGAAAG GTTATTTTGACGCGCACGCCCTGGCTATGGACTATCGGAGTTTGGGGTTTCGGGAATGCCTAGCCGAAGTTGCCCGTTATCTGAGCATCATTGAAGGACTCGATGCCTCTGACCCGCTTCGGGTTCGCCTGGTGTCACATCTCAACAACTACGCCTCCCAGCGGGAAGCCGCGAGCGGCGCTCATGCGGGCCTCGGACACATTCCCTGGGGGAGCGCCTTCGGACATCACCCACACGTCGCACACCCGCTGCTGCTGCCCCAGAATGGCCACGGCAATGCTGGCACCACTGCGTCACCCACGGAGCCGCATCACCagggcaggctggcctcagcccATTCGGAGGCGCCGGCCTTGCGAGCGCCCCCTAGTGGCAGCCTGGGACCGGTGCTCCCCGTGGTGACCTCGGCCTCCAAACTGTCGCCGCCGCTGCTCTCCTCCGTGGCGTCGCTCtcagcctttcccttctccttcagctccttccaCCTACTGAGCCCTTCGACACCCACGCAGGCAGCAAACCTTGGCAAACCCTATAGACCTTGGGGCACGGAGATTGGAGCTTTCTAA